The DNA segment TGGCGCCGGGCAGGGTTTTCAGCAGATCCTCGGCCAGGATCACCAGGATCTGGTCGCCGTAGAGAATGCGGCCTTCCGCGTCCACCACGCCGATGCGGTCGCCGTCGCCGTCGAAGGCGATGCCGATATGGGCGGATTCGGTCAGCACCTTGTCTTGCAGGGCCGCCAGATTGTGGGGCTCGGTAGGGTCGGGGTGGTGATTGGGGAAGTGTCCGTCGATCTCGCCGAACAGCACGGTATGGGTGCCGGGCAGGCGCTTGATCAGGGCGTGCAGCACCTCGCCGGTGGCGCCGTTGCCGCAATCCCACACCACCCGCAGGTCGCGCAGCCCGTCATAATCGCCGGCCAGCCGCGAGACGTATTGCTCGAACACCGAATCCTCGACGACCTTGCCCTCGCCGCTGGCGAAGTCGCCGGCACTGGCGATGGTCCCCAATGACTGGATGTCGGGACCGAAGAACGGCTTGCCGGCCAGCACCATCTTGAAGCCGTTGTGGTTGGGCGGATTGTGGCTGCCGGTCACCATGATGCCGCCGTCGGCGTCCCGCACCTTGGCGGCGAAGTACAGCATGGGGGTGGGGCCGCGCCCGACGCGCCTGACGGTGCAGCCCGCCGCCGTCAGCCCACGGGTCAGCGCCTCGGCCATCTCGGGGCTGGACAGCCGGCCGTCCCAGCCCAGGCAGACCACATGGCCGCCATTGCGGCGCACGCGGGTGCCGAAGGCCCGGCCGATGGCTTCGGCATCGGCTGCGAACAACGTCTCGCCGATAATGCCGCGGATGTCGTATTCGCGCAGGATGGTGGGGTGGAAGGTATGGGGCATGTCAGGTAATCACCGTCGGTTCCTTGCGCCCGGTACGGGCTTCGATCTCGGCCAGATCGCGGGCGATCTTGATCAGGTCGGCAAGGGCGACCTGGGGATCAAGGTGGTGCTTGGACGCATCGGGCTCGTAGCGCTCGATGTAGACGCGGAGCGTGGCGCCCTCGGTGCCGGTGCCCGACAGGCGGAAGACCACGCGCGAGCCGTCCTCGAACACCACGCGGATGCCCTGCTTCTTCGACACCGAGCCGTCGACGGGATCGGTGTAGGCGAAGTCGTCGTTGAAGGCGACGGTATAGGCGCCGAGCTTCCGGCCCTTCAGCGACAGGCCGCGCAGATGCTCCATCAGCCCCTCGGCGGCGGCGCTGTCGATGCCTTCGTAATCGTGGCGGGAATAGACGTTGCGGCCGTATTCCTTCCAATGCGCGGTGACGATGTCGGCGACGCTCTGCCTGCGTACGGCAAGGACGTTCAGCCAGGCCAGCACCGCCCACAGCCCGTCCTTCTCGCGCACGTGGTCCGAACCGGTGCCGAAGCTTTCCTCGCCGCAGAAGGTGGCAAGCCCGGCGTCCAGCAGGGTGCCGAAGAACTTCCAGCCGGTGGGGGTCTCCCAGGCGGGAATGCCCAGTTTGGCGGCCACCCGGTCAGGCGCCGCGCTGGTGGGCATGGAGCGCGCGATGCCCTTCAGGCCCTTGGCATAGCCGGGGCACAGGGTGGCATTGGCGGCCAGTACCGCCAGGGAGTCGGACGGCGTCACATAAAAGTCGCGGCCGAGAATCATGTTGCGGTCGCCGTCGCCGTCCGAGGCCGCACCGAAATCGGGGGCGCCCGCGCCGGTCAGCGCCTCGACCAGATCATGGGCGTGCACCAGATTGGGGTCGGGATGGCCGTGGCCGAAATCCTCCAGCGGCACGCCGTTCATCACGGTGCCCTTGGGCGCGCCCAGGCGGCGCTCCAGGATTTCGGTGGCGTAGGGGCCGGTCACCGCGTGCATGGCGTCGAACTTCATGCGGAACCCGGCGGCGAAGGCTTTGCCGATGGCGCCGAAGTCGAACAGGCTTTCCATCAACTCGGCATAATCGGCGACGGGGTCGAAGACCTGCACCTCCATGCCGCCCAGGATGCGGGTGCCGAGCGTATCCAGGTCCACATCCGCCGCTTCGGCGATCTTGTAGGAGGCGATCACCCCCGTGCGGGCGTAGATGGCCTCGGTGATGGCCTCGGGGGCGGGGCCGCCGGCCGGGATATTGTACTTGATGCCGAAATCCTCGTCCGGGCCACCGGGATTGTGGCTGGCCGACAGGATGATGCCGCCGAAGGTCTGGTACTTGCGGATGACGGCCGACGCCGCCGGGGTGGACAGGATGCCGCCTTTGCCCACCATCACACGGGCGAAGCCGCTGGCGGCGGCCATCTTCAGGATGGTCTGGATGGCGGTGCGGTTGTGATAGCGGCCGTCGCCGCCCAGAACCAGGGTCTTGCCGGCGATGTCGCCGCCCGCTTCCCCTCCAATCGTGTCGAAGACCGCCTGGACGAAGTTCTCCAGGTAGTGTTCCTGCGCGAAGACCTTGACCTTCTTGCGCAGGCCCGAGGTGCCGGGCTTCTGGCCGGCGAAGGGGGTGGTGACGATCGTCTTCACTGCGGCCATGGCGCTGGGTTCCCTCCCGACATGTTCCCTGCGTTGATGGCCGATGGCGCAACGGGTGTCAATGGCCGGCGCGAGAGCGGAAAGAGAGATCGGCCTAACTGAAGCGATAAATTGCATTGCATTGCTATCGCCATGGCATAGGCTCTTGTCTTCTTCACAAGCGGAGGGAGAGCGATGGGCGGAGAGACGGCCGTGGATGGGTTCGAGCCCGAGGCACTGGCGGCGGCGGGATTGGTGATGGCGCCGGGCGACCTTCCCTATCCCGCCATGCCGACCCCGGCCTATCATCCGGTGGTGGCGGCCAACTGGCGGCTGGATCGGGCCTTCATTGTCGCCGCGCCCGGCTATTTCACCGGGCCGCGTCCCCTCGACTGGATGAATGCCCTGCTGGTCCGCGACGGACGGACCTGGATGAGTCTGGTTCCCGGCGAGATGGAAAGCCAGATGCCCCATCTGGCCGCCGCGCGGGGAACGGTGGTGGTGTGCGGCCTGGGCATGGGGGTGATGGCCTATGCCGTCTCGGCCCGTACCGCCGTGGAGCGGCTGGTGGTGGTGGAGAAGGACCCCGAGGTCGTCGCCATGTTCCACGAATTCGCCGGCTTCGAGGCTTGGCCGCAGCGGGCCAAGATCGAGATCGTCGAGGCCGACGCCCGCGAGGTGCGGGTCGACGGCGTGGATTTCCTCTATGCCGATATCTGGCCCTGTTACCGCATGGATTGCATGGTGCCCGACATGCAGGCCATCCAGGGCAACATCAAGGCGCCGCGCTGCGGTTATTGGGGCCAGGAACTGGACATGGTCGACCGGGCGCGGGCCAAGGGCGTGGCGTTCGAGGATTTCGGCGCCGCGCATGTGTGCGATTTCATCGCCGAGACCGGCCTGCCGCTGATCGGGCTGGAGGAGCCGCGCTATCCCGAACTGTGCCGGCGGGCGGCGGCCAATCCCGCCATCGGCGCCAAGCGGCGGCCGGTGGCGAGAGACTGAGGGCCAAAGAAAACCGCCTCTTTGAACCTTTCAAAGAGGCGGCAAGGGCAAGGCCCGCCGCGGCCTGTGCAGCGAAAGCCAAGCGCGAGCGCCCGGCGACTGAGGGCCAGATATTACGGCCGGCCGATGCTGGTGTAGGTGAAGCCCAGTTCGGCCATTTCCTCGGGAACGTAGACGTTGCGCAGGTCGACGATGGCCGGCTGGGCCAGCAGCGACTTGACCTTCTTGAGGTCCAGGGCGCGGAACTCGTTCCATTCGGTGATCAGGACCGCGCAATGGGCGCCCGGCATGGTGGCGTAGGCGTCCTTGCAGTACTCGACGCCCTCGGGAAGCAGCTTCTTCGCCTCTTCCATGCCCTCGGGGTCGAAGGCCTTGATGACGGCGCCCGCCTCGACCAGCGCGGCAACGATATCCAGCGACGGCGAATCGCGCATGTCGTCGGTATTGGGCTTGAAGGTCAGGCCCAGCACCGAGATGGTCTTGCCCTTCACCGAGCCGCCGCAGGCGGCGACCACGCGTTCGGCCATCTGCTTCTTGCGGGCGTCGTTGACGGCGACCACCGATTCGACGATGCGGAGCGGCGCGTCGAAATCGCGGGCGGTCTTGACCAGGGCCAGGGTGTCCTTGGGGAAGCACGAGCCGCCGTAGCCGGGGCCGGGGTGCAGGAACTTCTTGCCGATGCGGCCGTCCAGGCCGATGCCCTTGGCGACGTCGTGGACGTTGGCGCCCACCTTCTCGCACAGATCGGCGATCTCGTTGATGAAGGTGATCTTGGTGGCCAGGAAGGTGTTGCCGGCATACTTGATCAGCTCGGAGGTGCGCCGCGAGGTGAAGACGATGGGCGTTTCGATCAGGTAGAGCACCCGATAGAGCTGCTTCATCACCTTGCGGGCGGCATCGGACTCGGTGCCGATGACCACGCGGTCGGGGCGCATGAAGTCGTTGATGGCCGAGCCTTCGCGCAGGAATTCCGGGTTGGAGACCACATCGAACTGAGCGTCGGGGCGCCGCGCCCGGATGATGCGCTCCACCTCGTCGCCGGTGCCCACCGGCACGGTGGACTTGGTCACCACCACGGTGTAGCCGGTCATGGCGTCGGCGATTTCCTCGGCCGCCGCGTAGACGTAGGAGAGGTCGGCGTGGCCGTCGCCGCGCCGGGACGGCGTGCCCACCGCGATGAACACCGCGTCGGCATCCCTGACCGCCGACTTGAGGTCGGTGGTGAAGGCCAGCCGGCCGGCTTCCACGTTGGCGGCGACCATGTCGTCCAGGCCCGGCTCGTAGATGGGCATGATGTTCTGGTGCAGTTTCTCGATCTTGCCGGCGTCCTTGTCGACGCAGGTGACGTCGATGCCGAATTCCGAGAAACAGGTCCCCGACACCAGGCCCACATAGCCGGTGCCGATCATGGCGATGCGCATGGCGCTTTAGTCCTTAGCCGTGAAAGCGGGTGATCAGGTCGCGGGCGGCCTCGGCCATGTCCTCGCGGGCCAGGGCGAAGGCCAGATTGGCCTCCAGCCAGCCCACCTTGTCGCCGCAGTCGAAGCGGGTGCCCTCGAAGCGCAGGCCGTGGAAGGGGACCATGCCGATGGTCTGGCTGATGGCGTCGGTCAGCTGGATCTCGCCGCCGGCACCCTTCTCCTTTCTGTCCAGCACGTCGAACACCGCCGGATGCAGGATATAGCGGCCGATGATGGACAGCGTCGAGGGAGCGACCTCGGGATCGGGCTTTTCCACCAGGCCCTTGGCGCGGGCCAGACGGCCGTTGTCGTGTTCCACGTCCAGGATGCCGTAGCGCTTGGTGTGCTCGCGCGGCACGTCGGAGACGGCGACCACGTGGCCGCCCACCTCGGTGTGAACGGCGGCCATCTGCTTCAGGCAGGCGGTCTTGGACAGGATCAGATCGTCGGGCAGCAGCACGGCGAAGGGCTCGTCGGCCACCAGATCGCGGGCGCACCACACGGCATGGCCGAGGCCCAGGGGCTCGGACTGGCGGGTGTAGGAAATCTGGCCCGACTTGGGCATCCACGAGGTCACCGCCTCGACCAGATCGAACTTGCCGCGATCCTTGAGGATGCGTTCCAGCTCGGGATTGTGGTCGAAATGGTCCTCCAGCGCGTTCTTGCCGCGCCCGGTGACGAAGATGAAGTGCTCGCAACCGGCCGCGGCCGCCTCTTCCACCGCGTACTGGATCAGCGGCTTGTCCACCACCGGCAGCATTTCCTTGGGCATCGCCTTGGTGGCGGGCAGGAAGCGGGTGCCCATGCCACCCACGGGGAACACGGCCTTGCGGACTCGACGAGTCATCGATCACTCCTGAAGCTTTGTCTCGGCCGCCCGGCGCTTTATCGCGCCTCGTTACGGTCGCGGCATGTTTTGCCACGCCCGCGTGACGGACGCAACGGTTTGAGCGCGACTCTATCCCAGCAGGATGTCGCGGGCCTGATTGAGGCGGGTGGCGATCCAGGTGGAGCCGCCGGCATCCGGGTGGGCTGCACGCATCAGGCGACGATGGGCCTCGCGGATTTCATCGGGCGTGGCGCCGGGCTCAAGGCCCAGCACCTCGTAGGCCTGGGGGCGGGTCATGGCGGCGTCGGCGGGCGGAGAGGGCGGTGGCGCCTCGGCGGCGGCGCCTCGGCCGGTCATGCGGCGGATGGATTGCCAGAGCTGGTGCAGGCGCATGGCGCGGCCGATCCATGGCGACAGGCCGGCCAGGATGGCGAACAATCCGGCCAGCTTGCCGGTCACCACCAGTGCCACGCCGCCGATCACCAGGGCGGCGAGCCCGGCACCGATCAGTGCCTTCTTGGCTTTTTCGGGCGGCGCCTTGGACCACCAGCGCAACCCCCACCATAGGGCGAGCAGGGCGCCGACCGCCAGAAGCAGGCGCAGGGGCATGGGCTATTCGAAATCGAAACTGGAATGGCCGTCGGTCAACTCGAACAGGCGCCGCACATTGCCCGAGGCGCCGCGCAGGGTGAGGTGCCGTCCCTTGCCGACGATTTCATCCTTGGCCAGATGCAGCATTCCCAATCCCACGGAATCCACCCGTCCCACCCTGGCCAGGTCGAAGACGACCCGGGCCGCCGTGATCGAATTGATGTCGGTGATCAGGCCGTTCATCTGGCTGGTGACGGTATAGTCCATGGTCCCGTCGAGCCGGACGGTCAGGGTATCGTCCTGGTGGGAGATGGAAATGTTCATGGGAAACCTGAATTCCTCGATTGGGTAGTCGATGATTATGCTACGACTTTGCCTGTCGCTCCAGGGATTGAATCAGGCAAATTGTGTCTCGCGTATAGGTGTTTGCCGCAAGATCAACCCTTGGCGCCACTGCGGCTTCGCGGTAAAAACGAACAGATGATCGTAAAAGTGGAGGTAGCATGTCCGTTCTGCTGTGGCAACCGTCCAACGAGCGTGTCGAAGCCTCGGCGCTTGCCCGGTTTATGCGCCAGGCCGATACCCGCTTTCACGCCGGAGCGAGCGATTACCAGACGCTGTGGCGCTGGTCGGTGGACCGCCCCGATCAGTTTTGGTCCCTGGTGTGGGACGAGGTGGGGATTGTCGGCGACGGGCCGGGCGGCGTGGTGGTGGACGATGCCGGCCGCATGCCGGGCGCCAGATGGTTCCCCGAGGCACGGCTGAACTTCGCCGAGAACCTGCTGCGGCGCGACGATGCCGGCGACGCCATCGTCTTCTGGGGCGAGGACAAGGTGAAGCGGCGGCTGTCCTTCGCCGATCTGCATGCCCTGGTGTCGCGCATCCAGCAGGCGCTGAAGGCGGCGGGAGTCGGACCGGGCGACCGGGTGGCGGGCTACATGCCCAACATGCCGGAATCGGTGGCCTTCATGCTGGCGGCGGCCAGTCTGGGCGCCATCTGGTCCTCGGCCTCGCCCGATTTCGGCGTCCAGGGCGTGCTGGACCGCTTCGGCCAGATCGCCCCCAGGGTGCTGGTGGCCGCCGAGGGCTATTTCTATTCGGGCAAGGCCCACGACTGCCTGGAAAAGCTGGCGTCCATCGTGCCGGGCATTCCCTCGCTGGAGAGCGTGGTGGTGGTGCCCTACACCCGTGAGGCGGCGGATATCTCGGGCCTGCCCAAGGCGGTGCATCTGGGCGACTTCCTGGCGCCGTATACGCCCCGCGCGGTGGAGTTCGTCCGCCTGCCCTTCGATCATCCCCTCTACATCATGTATTCGTCGGGCACCACCGGGGCGCCCAAGTGTATCGTCCACTCGGCGGGCGGGGCGCTGATCCAGCAGTTGAAGGAGCACCGGCTGCATTGCGACGTGCGCAAAGGTGACCGGGTCTTCTACTTCACCACCTGCGGCTGGATGATGTGGAACTGGCTGGTGGCCGGCCTGGGGGCCGAGGCCACCCTGCTGCTCTACGACGGTAATCCCAGCCATCTGGGCGGCAACATCCTGTTCGACTTCGCCGATGCCGAGGGCATGACCCTGTTCGGCACCTCGGCCAAGTGGATCGACGCCATCGCCAAGATGGGCCTGGAACCCATCAGGACCCACTCGCTGACGACGGTGCGCACCCTGTGCTCCACCGGCTCGGTCCTGGCGCCCGAGGGCTTCGACTACATCTACGGCAAGGTGAAGGCGGACGTGCAACTGGCCTCCATCTCGGGGGGCACCGACATCATCTCGTGCTTCATGCTGGGCAACCCGCTGGCCCCGGTCTATCGCGGCGAGATCCAGTGCCGGGGGCTCGGCATGAAGGTCGAGGTGTTCGACGAGAACGGGCGCTCGCTGGAGGGCGAGAAGGGCGAACTGGTCTGCACCCGCGCCTTCCCCTCCATGCCGGTGGGATTCTGGAACGACGATGACGGCGCCAAGTACCGTGCCGCCTATTTCGAGAAATTCCCCGGCATCTGGACCCACGGCGACTGGGTGGAGCTTAATCCCCGGACCGGCGGCATCATCGTCTTCGGCCGCTCGGACGCCACCCTCAATCCCGGCGGCGTGCGCATCGGCACCGCCGAGATCTACCGTCAGGTGGAGCAGATCGACGACGTGCTGGAAAGCCTGGTGATCGGCCAGGACTGGCAGGCCGACGTCCGCGTGGTGCTGTTCGTGCGGCTGCGCGACGGGGTGACGCTGACGCCGGAGCTGGAGGCGCGCATCAGGAAGCGCATCCGCGACAACACCACGCCGCGCCATGTGCCGGCCAAGGTGGTGCAGGTGGCCGACATTCCCCGCACCAAGTCGGGCAAGATCGTCGAACTGGCGGTCCGCGACGTGGTGCACGGCCGCGCCGTCAAGAACAAGGAGGCCCTGGCCAACCCGGAGGCGCTCGATCTGTTCACCGGCCGCTCCGAGTTGGAGGAGTGATAGACGGCCGTCAACTTTGACGATAGCCTTTCCCTTCGAGTTTGTTTGACGGGAGGGGCAGTCATGGATCGTCGTTCATTCCTCAAGGGGGCCACGGGCGCTGCCTGTCTGTGCGGCACGTGCGGCGGTTCCATCGCCCAGGCG comes from the Magnetospirillum sp. 15-1 genome and includes:
- a CDS encoding UDP-glucose/GDP-mannose dehydrogenase family protein, coding for MRIAMIGTGYVGLVSGTCFSEFGIDVTCVDKDAGKIEKLHQNIMPIYEPGLDDMVAANVEAGRLAFTTDLKSAVRDADAVFIAVGTPSRRGDGHADLSYVYAAAEEIADAMTGYTVVVTKSTVPVGTGDEVERIIRARRPDAQFDVVSNPEFLREGSAINDFMRPDRVVIGTESDAARKVMKQLYRVLYLIETPIVFTSRRTSELIKYAGNTFLATKITFINEIADLCEKVGANVHDVAKGIGLDGRIGKKFLHPGPGYGGSCFPKDTLALVKTARDFDAPLRIVESVVAVNDARKKQMAERVVAACGGSVKGKTISVLGLTFKPNTDDMRDSPSLDIVAALVEAGAVIKAFDPEGMEEAKKLLPEGVEYCKDAYATMPGAHCAVLITEWNEFRALDLKKVKSLLAQPAIVDLRNVYVPEEMAELGFTYTSIGRP
- a CDS encoding phosphomannomutase/phosphoglucomutase, which encodes MPHTFHPTILREYDIRGIIGETLFAADAEAIGRAFGTRVRRNGGHVVCLGWDGRLSSPEMAEALTRGLTAAGCTVRRVGRGPTPMLYFAAKVRDADGGIMVTGSHNPPNHNGFKMVLAGKPFFGPDIQSLGTIASAGDFASGEGKVVEDSVFEQYVSRLAGDYDGLRDLRVVWDCGNGATGEVLHALIKRLPGTHTVLFGEIDGHFPNHHPDPTEPHNLAALQDKVLTESAHIGIAFDGDGDRIGVVDAEGRILYGDQILVILAEDLLKTLPGATIIADVKASKVFFDEVRRMGGTALMGRTGHSLIKTQMAETGAPLAGEMSGHIFFADRYYGFDDALYAAVRLLGIVARWDHMTIGQRRDKLPHMVNTPELRFDCPDERKFAVVAEVKARLEAEGATFSAIDGVRVDTPDGWWLLRASNTQAVLVARCEAASAEGLKHLRQTLSDQLAASGVSLGHTH
- a CDS encoding acetoacetate--CoA ligase, producing MSVLLWQPSNERVEASALARFMRQADTRFHAGASDYQTLWRWSVDRPDQFWSLVWDEVGIVGDGPGGVVVDDAGRMPGARWFPEARLNFAENLLRRDDAGDAIVFWGEDKVKRRLSFADLHALVSRIQQALKAAGVGPGDRVAGYMPNMPESVAFMLAAASLGAIWSSASPDFGVQGVLDRFGQIAPRVLVAAEGYFYSGKAHDCLEKLASIVPGIPSLESVVVVPYTREAADISGLPKAVHLGDFLAPYTPRAVEFVRLPFDHPLYIMYSSGTTGAPKCIVHSAGGALIQQLKEHRLHCDVRKGDRVFYFTTCGWMMWNWLVAGLGAEATLLLYDGNPSHLGGNILFDFADAEGMTLFGTSAKWIDAIAKMGLEPIRTHSLTTVRTLCSTGSVLAPEGFDYIYGKVKADVQLASISGGTDIISCFMLGNPLAPVYRGEIQCRGLGMKVEVFDENGRSLEGEKGELVCTRAFPSMPVGFWNDDDGAKYRAAYFEKFPGIWTHGDWVELNPRTGGIIVFGRSDATLNPGGVRIGTAEIYRQVEQIDDVLESLVIGQDWQADVRVVLFVRLRDGVTLTPELEARIRKRIRDNTTPRHVPAKVVQVADIPRTKSGKIVELAVRDVVHGRAVKNKEALANPEALDLFTGRSELEE
- a CDS encoding STAS domain-containing protein, with product MNISISHQDDTLTVRLDGTMDYTVTSQMNGLITDINSITAARVVFDLARVGRVDSVGLGMLHLAKDEIVGKGRHLTLRGASGNVRRLFELTDGHSSFDFE
- a CDS encoding alpha-D-glucose phosphate-specific phosphoglucomutase, which translates into the protein MAAVKTIVTTPFAGQKPGTSGLRKKVKVFAQEHYLENFVQAVFDTIGGEAGGDIAGKTLVLGGDGRYHNRTAIQTILKMAAASGFARVMVGKGGILSTPAASAVIRKYQTFGGIILSASHNPGGPDEDFGIKYNIPAGGPAPEAITEAIYARTGVIASYKIAEAADVDLDTLGTRILGGMEVQVFDPVADYAELMESLFDFGAIGKAFAAGFRMKFDAMHAVTGPYATEILERRLGAPKGTVMNGVPLEDFGHGHPDPNLVHAHDLVEALTGAGAPDFGAASDGDGDRNMILGRDFYVTPSDSLAVLAANATLCPGYAKGLKGIARSMPTSAAPDRVAAKLGIPAWETPTGWKFFGTLLDAGLATFCGEESFGTGSDHVREKDGLWAVLAWLNVLAVRRQSVADIVTAHWKEYGRNVYSRHDYEGIDSAAAEGLMEHLRGLSLKGRKLGAYTVAFNDDFAYTDPVDGSVSKKQGIRVVFEDGSRVVFRLSGTGTEGATLRVYIERYEPDASKHHLDPQVALADLIKIARDLAEIEARTGRKEPTVIT
- a CDS encoding DnaJ domain-containing protein — translated: MPLRLLLAVGALLALWWGLRWWSKAPPEKAKKALIGAGLAALVIGGVALVVTGKLAGLFAILAGLSPWIGRAMRLHQLWQSIRRMTGRGAAAEAPPPSPPADAAMTRPQAYEVLGLEPGATPDEIREAHRRLMRAAHPDAGGSTWIATRLNQARDILLG
- the galU gene encoding UTP--glucose-1-phosphate uridylyltransferase GalU; the protein is MTRRVRKAVFPVGGMGTRFLPATKAMPKEMLPVVDKPLIQYAVEEAAAAGCEHFIFVTGRGKNALEDHFDHNPELERILKDRGKFDLVEAVTSWMPKSGQISYTRQSEPLGLGHAVWCARDLVADEPFAVLLPDDLILSKTACLKQMAAVHTEVGGHVVAVSDVPREHTKRYGILDVEHDNGRLARAKGLVEKPDPEVAPSTLSIIGRYILHPAVFDVLDRKEKGAGGEIQLTDAISQTIGMVPFHGLRFEGTRFDCGDKVGWLEANLAFALAREDMAEAARDLITRFHG